Sequence from the Argopecten irradians isolate NY chromosome 12, Ai_NY, whole genome shotgun sequence genome:
tattcatttaattttaacAGGGCATTTAATTTTAAGGTCAAAGTTCTCAcatttttaattgttaattaagTAAATACCGTTTTTTTCCAGTGAGACAAGACTTGTAGAAGTTGTTGAGGGTCTCTGTGATGGTGAAGATAAAAAAGTAAGTGTTTATATACATCTAATAATATTGGTCCTACACTGTATCATATGGCCATGTGTTTTGGCATTAAACAAGATATAATTAATGTAGAGCCAAACCTGTATTGGCAATCTGCtttaattatttcttaataAAGACCAAGATAACTTTTTCAGAATCCCAAATGATACAaattaacctgtgtataaagattaTTTGGCTATAcagacaggtttaactgtaaTTCGACAGGTTTAATAAAACATgacaaatttaaaaataattagttttttAAAAAGAATCGGAAAAGATTGCAGTACTGCAATCAAGTGTTATCTCTTAGTTTTTTATGCTGTGAAAGTAAtcttacacatatacatgtgttctattgtgtatattgtaattatttgtcaatttcaaaagtgtttgtattatttttttattaacttttcTTTCGAAAACAGTGTCACTCTATACTTGAGGAAAATGAAGAACTTATAGAAAAATACTGGTTTAAATACTATGCCAAAGGAGCAAAAGAGGATTTAAAGATGTGGCTTTGCATATCTAATATGAAAGGTAAGAACAATATTATTACACATAAACCATACtgaggttatctcccttttatcataaaataacaTGGAAGAATCGACCAATGCcatgtttatgtttatttgCAGTTTGTTGCCCGGAAAACACATTTGGACCAACATGTAAGGAGTGCCCTGGTGGTAAAGAACGCCCCTGTACAGGCAATGGAGATTGTGATGTAAGTCATATATTATGTCTCTGTAatcaaagtgaaaaaaaaaaaaaataagaaacataaatatgtttatagTAAAGAAGTAATAAGTATTTAAGTATAAAAGCTGATCATGAGCGTCTCTTTTCGTTTTTCCTTCTGAAATTAAAGATGTTAAAATCCATTTACATGAACCTTATTAAATTTCCAGattttaaatgcaaatatatcTCTCCACTAAATCAGTTTATAATATAAGTTTGCTTTTCTTATAATCTAAatttgacattattattttattgtggaatacattttgatattatatttcacaaaattacaATTAATGATAAGACCATTCTATgattattatgatttttattcTAAAGGGAGCGGGTACAAGAAAAGGAACCGGAAACTGTAACTGTAAAGATGGCTATGAGGGCGACTTGTGCGATGCCTGTAAAGACGGATACTTTGAAGAATTGAAAAATGATACCCACACAACATGTAAAGGTAAGGAGGTTTTTACACACAGGTCACATTGTATAGAAATAACTTGGCAATTTGGGATAccaattttggttttattactTGGGTCAGGAATATACCAGGTTTATTGAGGGAGAAAAGACACAGTATCTGGAGAAAAAACACCTACCAGTGGTCAGTACTGCCCCCATATGGAATttgaactaaaaaaaaaaatagatgtgGAGAGTTTGTGGTAAATGTCGGGACATCTTGACCCTTTGGTCATTGCAGCCCCtagaaagtggtcttataatatgatgatatatgtacCTTTAAATTATAAATGCATTCTAAATATTGATACTTTATTGTAGTTTAACCAAATGTATGTGTTACTTTTCGTATGATTTTAACCGCAAAAGCATTGGAACCATGACCAAATTAGGAAAgaatgtaaatgatattttttttttgattccATTGGATTATTATCTTTCTGTTATTGTAGTCTGCCATAGATCCTGCCAGTCAACGTGTTGGGAGGATGGGCCGAAGGGATGTGATGAATGTAGAAAAGGATACACCCAGTCAGAGGAGGAGGGATGTCAAGGTTAATttgatttgttaaaaaaaaagaaagttaCATTTCCAATTAGCATACCATCACTgatatttagttgaagataTTAATTGGTATAATGCCGGGTTTAGATAATACTTTGTAATATGGAATTAGATTTCAGttatcatgatatttttatctaCTGCAAACCAGATTATTTACGCAGGgactaaattttgttttttttcctgtTTAATAACCTTTTCATTCTGATTAAATGTAGCAAGTAAGAGTCATATGGTTCTATTTTACATGTGCTTACAACATTTCCTCAACAATTAGTTTTCTTGATTTCAAATGGCTGTAGAAATACGCAAAATTTTGATTGCATGCATATtttagttggtttacagtatatttctCTAACTTGTGTTTAGATATTTCCTGGTTTACCCTAGTATGACctgtcaaaaaatatttatttatttagttttcttttgattattgatgtttagcattttatttatttattttatctatttatttatttatttatttatttattttcccaTTAGATATTGATGAATGTTCAGCAGAAACACCTCCGTGTGAGAAAGGCAAATACTGTTCCAACTCTGAGGGATCATACTATTGCACATGTAAGTGTACATAATGAAATGTTCTCTAAACttattaaatataaagttttcaaaatgataccttaaagatgctccaccactgacaaatgatattttttcaccaccaaaaacaggagcagacgatttagtatttttcttcagttacaaatgttacttacgtactttacaccattaccaccattgaaaagtttgagcttctaaattTACatcaagttcaaaatatgaaaaataattaattgcatccctcAAAatttccatggcactatattctatatggaataaagtactgattgcgaatgcaccaaaagcaaaatacatgtaaattatttttatattattttttgttttaataagatgtagtacacgattaaacaccaattattgttcaaataatgaataccatttatgctctgtcggcaatggagcatctttaatctatGTTTGTGCTTCTATTTGAAACAAGAATCTGGTTCATTTATAACAACCATAATTGCCTTCCTTTACAATTTTTGCTGTGATCTTGGGCTATGTTTCCAAGCAATCTATTTACCCTTTATTAAGGTAGACTGCCTAACCAATCCAAGAAAAATAGGCAAATGTGGATATTTTCCCATGAAAGCATTAAATGTGTGACTGTAGATTCATTATCATGCAATTCATTAACCTGTATTAAatgtttgatacatgtattaaacttaatacatgtattaaacttaatattgtaaaatatgtaaaatttgttGCCAGTATAATGTCTGTTTTGTTACATACACATcttatatgtataatattattttacttCCAGCTTGTCACAAATCGTGTAGTGGCTGTTCTGGGTTTGGACCAGACAAATGTGATGCATGTGAGGAGGGATACCAACTGGTagataataaatgtacaggtatgtattgtgtagacaataaatgtacaggtatgtattgtgtagacaataaatgtacaggtatgTATTGTGTAGACAATTAATGTACAGGTATGTAATGTgtagacaataaatgtacagttaTGTATTGTGTAGACAATTAATGTACAGGTATGTATTGTgtagacaataaatgtacaggtatgtatggtgtagacaataaatgtacaggtatgtaatgtgtagacaataaatgtacaggtatgtaatgtgtagacaataaatgtacaggtatgtaatgtgtagacaataaatgtacaggtatgtattgtgtagacaataaatgtacaggtatgtatgtgtagcaataaatgtacaggtatgtaatgtgtagacaataaatgtacaggtatgtaatgtgtagacaataaatgtacaggtatgtatggtgtagacaataaatgtacaggtatgtaatgtgtagacaataaatgtacaggtatgtaatgtgtagacaataaatgtacaggtatgtaatgtgtagaca
This genomic interval carries:
- the LOC138336031 gene encoding cysteine-rich with EGF-like domain protein 2-B isoform X1, translated to MSLAGHSQSDRRKNTVNAEKLALWQFLSIIMDLRATYMVLTLITIIDWKVVADKSKCDICNSIVNNFDKGLKKTAKSNFGGGNTKWEESRLGSFATSETRLVEVVEGLCDGEDKKCHSILEENEELIEKYWFKYYAKGAKEDLKMWLCISNMKVCCPENTFGPTCKECPGGKERPCTGNGDCDGAGTRKGTGNCNCKDGYEGDLCDACKDGYFEELKNDTHTTCKVCHRSCQSTCWEDGPKGCDECRKGYTQSEEEGCQDIDECSAETPPCEKGKYCSNSEGSYYCTSCHKSCSGCSGFGPDKCDACEEGYQLVDNKCTDIDECSAEGSAELCTGEHRSCVNQEGTFSCDCDEGYIEEDGQCIVKPPEPPKPPKSIPSETEEDNASENVEKDEL
- the LOC138336031 gene encoding cysteine-rich with EGF-like domain protein 2-B isoform X2, encoding MSLAGHSQSDRRKNTVNAEKLALWQFLSIIMDLRATYMVLTLITIIDWKVVADKSKCDICNSIVNNFDKGLKKTAKSNFGGGNTKWEESRLGSFATSETRLVEVVEGLCDGEDKKCHSILEENEELIEKYWFKYYAKGAKEDLKMWLCISNMKVCCPENTFGPTCKECPGGKERPCTGNGDCDGAGTRKGTGNCNCKDGYEGDLCDACKDGYFEELKNDTHTTCKVCHRSCQSTCWEDGPKGCDECRKGYTQSEEEGCQDIDECSAETPPCEKGKYCSNSEGSYYCTSCHKSCSGCSGFGPDKCDACEEGYQLVDNKCTDIDECSAEGSAELCTGEHRSCVNQEGTFSCDCDEGYIEEDGQCIVKPPVPSETEEDNASENVEKDEL
- the LOC138336031 gene encoding cysteine-rich with EGF-like domain protein 2-B isoform X4 — translated: MDLRATYMVLTLITIIDWKVVADKSKCDICNSIVNNFDKGLKKTAKSNFGGGNTKWEESRLGSFATSETRLVEVVEGLCDGEDKKCHSILEENEELIEKYWFKYYAKGAKEDLKMWLCISNMKVCCPENTFGPTCKECPGGKERPCTGNGDCDGAGTRKGTGNCNCKDGYEGDLCDACKDGYFEELKNDTHTTCKVCHRSCQSTCWEDGPKGCDECRKGYTQSEEEGCQDIDECSAETPPCEKGKYCSNSEGSYYCTSCHKSCSGCSGFGPDKCDACEEGYQLVDNKCTDIDECSAEGSAELCTGEHRSCVNQEGTFSCDCDEGYIEEDGQCIVKPPEPPKPPKSIPSETEEDNASENVEKDEL
- the LOC138336031 gene encoding cysteine-rich with EGF-like domain protein 2-B isoform X3, with the protein product MCRSDMWQFLSIIMDLRATYMVLTLITIIDWKVVADKSKCDICNSIVNNFDKGLKKTAKSNFGGGNTKWEESRLGSFATSETRLVEVVEGLCDGEDKKCHSILEENEELIEKYWFKYYAKGAKEDLKMWLCISNMKVCCPENTFGPTCKECPGGKERPCTGNGDCDGAGTRKGTGNCNCKDGYEGDLCDACKDGYFEELKNDTHTTCKVCHRSCQSTCWEDGPKGCDECRKGYTQSEEEGCQDIDECSAETPPCEKGKYCSNSEGSYYCTSCHKSCSGCSGFGPDKCDACEEGYQLVDNKCTDIDECSAEGSAELCTGEHRSCVNQEGTFSCDCDEGYIEEDGQCIVKPPEPPKPPKSIPSETEEDNASENVEKDEL